CTTTATCCCTCATTACTTCATATTCGAATTCTTTCCAACCTAAAACAGATTCGTCAATAAGAACCTGGTTAATGAAACTCATATCCAATCCATGAGTAGCTATTTCAATTAATTCTTCTTCATTGTAAGCTACTCCACCACCGGTTCCTCCAAGTGTAAATGCAGGTCTTACAATTACTGGATAACCAATGTCTTTTACTGCTTCTATAGCTTCTTCAACACTTTCTACAGCATGACATTTTGGAATAGGTTCGTTAAGTTTATCCATGAAATGACCGAACAAATCACGGTCTTCCACATCTTTAATTGTCTGAATATCAGAACCTAAAACTTTAATTCCGTCAAGTAAACCTAAATCTCCAAGTCCTGTAGCTATATTTAATCCTGTTTGTCCACCCATAGTCGGTAAAATTGCATCGACATTTTCTTTTTTAATAATTTCTGAGACAATTTCAGGAGTTAATGGTTCGGTATAAACAGTATCTGCCATATCCATATCAGTTTGAATAGTAGCAGGATTACTGTTAACAAGGACAGTTTCAATTCCCTCTTCTCTTAGTGATTTACATGCTTGTGAACCAGAATAATCAAATTCTGCTGCTTGACCAATTTGAATAGGTCCAGAACCGATTATTAATACTTTTTTAATATCCTTATCAATAGGCATTTTGTAATCCTCATTAATTTTTATTATAAAATGGTAATCTTAATATTCATCCATCATTTGACTAAATTTATCAAAAACATATCTTGTATCATTTGGACCAGGTCCTGCTTCAGGATGGTACTGAATACAGTGAACAGGCAATTCCTTATGTGAAAAACCTTCAGGAGTTCCATCATTAAGATTTACTTGAGTTAAAACTAAGTCAGTCTCATTAATAGACTCTTTATCAATAGTAAATCCGTGATTTTGAGAAGTGATATATACTTTACCTGTCTTCAAATCTTTTACCGGCTGATTTGCCCCTCTGTGTCCAAATTTCATTTTGTAAGATCTGGCTCCAAAAGATTTAGCTACTAACTGCTGACCCATACAAATTCCAAAAATAGGTAATCTTTCAGATAATTTTTGAACTGTGCTGATAGTTTCATGTACCCTATCAGGATTTCCTGGTCCTGAAGTAATCATCAAACCGTCAGGAGAGTAATTCAAAATAGTTTTATAATCAGTATCATATGGGAACAAAACAACTCCTATTCCACGTTCCAAAAAGTTGTTTATAATATTTTTCTTAACACCGCAGTCAATTAAAGCTACTTTTTTGTTGGCATCCTCATTGAAAACTTTAATTTCTTTAGTAGATACCTGCGGCACAACGTCAATATCAATAATGCTTTGTTGAGCACGTGCAAGTTCTATTAATTCACTGTCAGGAATGTCTTCAGTTGAAATAGCTGCTTTCATTGAACCTTCTTCACGAATTTTAAGAGTTAAATCACGTGTGTCGATTCCACTAATTCCAGGAGTTTCAAATTCATTTAAAAAATCATCTAAAGTTTTTTGTGATGAAAAATTAGAAACTTCTCTGCAAACTTCCCTTACAACAAAACCTTCAGCTTGAATTTTATCTGACTGATACCATTCTTCACTTACCCCATAATTTCCCTCTAAAGGATAAGTAGACATTAATATTTCTCCTTTAAAAGAAGGATCAGTTAAAGATTCAGTATAACCAACCATACCAGTTGAAAAAACAAGTTCCCCTACCTTAGTAGTTTCATAACCGAAACCATCACCTTTTAAAACTGTACCATCTTCCAAAGCTAATTTAGCCATTTTTACCAT
This genomic stretch from Methanobrevibacter smithii ATCC 35061 harbors:
- the carA gene encoding glutamine-hydrolyzing carbamoyl-phosphate synthase small subunit, whose translation is MVKMAKLALEDGTVLKGDGFGYETTKVGELVFSTGMVGYTESLTDPSFKGEILMSTYPLEGNYGVSEEWYQSDKIQAEGFVVREVCREVSNFSSQKTLDDFLNEFETPGISGIDTRDLTLKIREEGSMKAAISTEDIPDSELIELARAQQSIIDIDVVPQVSTKEIKVFNEDANKKVALIDCGVKKNIINNFLERGIGVVLFPYDTDYKTILNYSPDGLMITSGPGNPDRVHETISTVQKLSERLPIFGICMGQQLVAKSFGARSYKMKFGHRGANQPVKDLKTGKVYITSQNHGFTIDKESINETDLVLTQVNLNDGTPEGFSHKELPVHCIQYHPEAGPGPNDTRYVFDKFSQMMDEY